Part of the Deltaproteobacteria bacterium genome, TGCGGGGCGGGGCGCCCCTGCCGGACGTGGCCGCGGGCATCCTCTGGGTCTCCCTGGCCTTCGCCGGCACCCTGGGGCTCTCCCGCGCCTGGGACCGCGAGCGGGAGGCGGACGGCCTGCGGGCGCTGCTCCTCTCGCCCGCCGAGCGGCCGGCCATCTACCTGGGCAAGGCCCTGGGCATCTTCTTCTTCCTGCTGGTCACCAGCACCCTGATCGTGCCCCTGGTGGCGGTGCTCTTCGACGTCCCTCTCTTCCTCCACGGCGGCTGGCTCCTCCTGACCCTGCTGCTCGGCCTGCTCGGCTTCTCGGTGGTGGGGGCCTTCTTCGGGGCGCTGATGGCGCGCAGCCAGGCCCGCGACCTGCTGCTCTTCATCGTCCTCTACCCCCTGCTGATGCCCCTCTTCATCTCGGGGGTGATGGCCACCACCCAGGCCTTCTCCGCCGAGCCCCACTGGGATCAGCTGAACTTCTTCCTCACCCTGCTGGGGGTCTTCGACGTCCTGATGTTCGTCGGCGCGCTCTGGACCTTCGAGCGGCTGGTCATAGACTAGGAAGCCCATGAAGAACCTCCTCTTCGCCGCCGCCTGGCTGGTCTCGGCCGTGCTCCTCTCCTGGGGCACCTGGCTGACCTTCTTCCACGCCCCGGTCGAGGCCCAGATGGGCTTCGTCCAGAAGATCTTCTACTTCCACGTGCCCGTGGCCTGGATCTTCTTCCTGGCCGTGGCCGCCAACGCCGGCTCGAGCATCGGCTACCTGATCACCAAGAAGGACGGCGCCGATCGGGCCGCCCGCGGGGCCGCCGAGCTCGCCGTGATCTTCGGCCTGATGGTCCTCATCACCGGCCCCCTCTGGGGATGGAAGGCCTGGGGCCGCCCCTGGGTCTGGGACGTGCGCCTGACCTCCTCCCTGCTCCTCTGGCTGGTGCTGGTCGCCTACCTGGTGGTACGCGCCTACGGCGGCCACTCGGCGCGCAACCTCGCGGCCGGCCTCTCGATCTTCGCGGTGCTGCAGGTGCCCCTGATCTACTGGTCGGTGGATCTCTGGCGCGGCACCCACCCCCCGCGCCTCGTCTCCGAGGGCGGCCTGAACTCCGACATGGCCACCGCCCTGTGGACCTGCGTCTTCGCCTTCATCTTCCTCTTCGCCGTCCTCTATGCCCTCCGCCTGGCCATCGGCCGGCAGGAGGGGCGCCTGGACGAGCTGCACCTCCACCTCGAGGACCTCGAGGAGATCCACGGATGACCCTTCGCCTGATCGCAGCCCTCCTCCTCCTCTCGCCCACCCTCTGCCTCGCCCAGGGCGAGGTCGCGGCCGACGCCACCACCCCGGAGGCCGAGGCCGCCGAGCCCGTCGTGGCCGAGGCCGCCGCTGAAGCCGCCGCCGAGGCTCCCGCCGAGCCCGCGGCCGCCCCCGAGGCGCCCACGCCCCCTCCGGGCTACGAGCAGGTCAGCGGCGCCGGCTCCGCGCAGTCCCCCATCGAGGCGCCGCCCCTGGTGATCGTCTCCTACGTGGTGATCTGGCTGCTCACCCTCCTCTACCTCTTCTACCTCTGGCGCCGGCAGGCGGCCCTCAAGGCCGAGATCGACGCCCTCCAGGCCCGGCTCCTGGAGCTGGACGGAAAGTAGGACGCCCCCATGGAAGAGTCGCACTTCACGCTGGCCCACATCCTCTACATCCCCGTCTGCGTGGCCGTCGGCCTCGTCGCCGGCTGGGTCCTCGGCGGCCGCGCCGCGCTGCGGGAGGCCGAGAACCAGAAGAGCCGCGAGGCCTCCCGCGAGGAGGAGCGCGAGCGCCGGAAGGCCGAGCGCGCGGCGAGGCACGCCCAGCAGTAGGGCCGCACCCCATTTGACGGCATCGGTGGGGCGGATCCACATTGTCCGCCTTCGAATCGGGAGGTTTGCATGAGCACCGACGCCGCCAACGAGAGCACGCCCGCAGCCGAGCTGCCCACCTCCGGGCCGGTGGTCCTGACCGACGCCGCGCTGGAGCAGATGCGCACGGCCCTCGAGGCCGAGCCCGACCCCGACCTGGGCATCCGGGTCGCCGTGGTCGGCGGCGGCTGCGCCGGCTTCCAGTACTCGATGAACCTCGAGAAGGGCTCGCGGCCGGGCGACACCGTCTGGGTACAGCAGGGCATCTCGTTCTTCGTGGACAAGCTCTCCATCGGCTACCTCGCCGGGTGCCAGGTGGACTGGGTCAGCAGCCCGATGGGCGCGGGCTTCAAGTTCACGAACCCCAACGTCACGACCACCTGTGGTTGTGGCTCCTCCTTCGCCTGATACGAGGAAGCTCCCATGTCCCTCTTGTTCGAAGGCCTCGAAGGGGGGCCCTTCCTGGAGAACACGTGGATCGTCGGTGACCCCGAGAGCGGGGACGCGGTCCTGGTCGATCCCGGCTCCTTCGACGCCGCGGACCTCGACGCCCTCGTCGGCCGCCTCGAGCACCACGGGCTGACGCCCCGGGCCATCGTGAACACCCACGGGCACATCGATCACATCGCCGGGGTGCACGCCCTCCAGGAGCGCTTTGGCCTCCCCTTCTACATTCACCCGGGGGAGAAGATGTGGCTCTCCTCCCTGCCGCAGCAGTGCGCGATGTTCGGCGTGCCGCCGATCCCGACGCCGAAGGTGGATCACTGGATCTCCGACGGCGACCTGCTCGAGTTCGGCACCCTGAAGATCGAGGTGCGTCACCTCCCGGGCCACACCAAGGGGGGCTGCGCGCTCCTCCTGGATGGTCACGTCCTGGTGGGCGACACCCTCTTCGCGGGCAGCGTCGGCCGGACCGACTTCCCGGACGGCGACGCCGACACCCTCGCCCGGAGCATCCGCGAGGGGCTCTACAGCCTCGACGACGAGACCATCGTCCACTCGGGGCACGGCCCGGACACCACCATCGGGCGCGAGCGGCAGACCAACCCCTTCGTGCGAGGCTAGATCATGGGCGAGGTCGGCGAGATCCGGTTCAGGCAGCTCTTCATCGACGGAGCGTTTCGTGACGCCGCGAGCGGCGCGACCCTCGAGGTGATCGAGCCGGCCACCGAGGAGGTGCTGGCCGAGGTGCAGGCCGCGGGCGCGGCCGAGGTCGACCTCGCGGTGACCGCCGCGCGCCGGGCCTTCGACGATGGCCGCTGGTCGGGCCTCGACGCGGGCCAGCGCGCCCGGATCCTCTTCGAGATGGCGCGCATCCTCGACGAGCGCCGCGGCGCTATCGCGCCGATCGAGAGCCGGGACGCGGGCAAGACCCTCTTCGACTCCGGCAAGATCGAGATCCCCTTCGCCGCCGAGCTGCTGCGCTACTACGGCGGCTGGGCGACCAAGCTCCACGGCCAGACCTCGCTGAACAAGCCGGGCACCCTCCTCTACACCCTGCGCCAGCCGGTGGGGGTCGTGGGCGCGATCGTGCCCTGGAACTTCCCCCTGCTGATGGCCATGTGGAAGGTCGCGCCGGCCCTGGCCGCCGGCTGCACGGTGGTGCTCAAGCCCGCCGAGCTCACCCCCCTCTCGGCCCTCGAGCTCGCCGACATCGCCCGGGAGGCCGGCCTCCCCGACGGCGTGCTGAACGTCATCCCCGGCCTCGGCTCGGTCGCCGGGCAGGCGCTGGTCGAGCACCCGGGCGTCGACAAGATCGCCTTCACCGGCTCGACCGCGGTGGGCCAGCAGGTGATGCGCACCGCCGCCGGCTCGCTCAAGCGCCTCTCCCTGGAGCTGGGCGGCAAGAGCGCCAACATCGTCTTCGCCGACGCCGACGTGGACGCGGCGGTGAAGACCGCCCTGACCGGCATCTTCTACAACAAGGGCGAGGTCTGCGCCGCGGGCTCGCGCCTGCTGGTGGAGCGACCGATCTACGAGCAGGTCGTCGAGGCGGTCACCGCCAAGGCCGGCAAGCTCACCCTGGGCTCGCCCCTGGAGAAGACCACCCGGATGGGGCCCCTGGTCTCCGCCGGGCAGCTCGAGCGGGTGCTCGGCTACATCGAGAAGGGCAAGGCCGAGGGCGCCCGCCTCTGCTGCGGTGGCGAGCGCGACACCTCTGCGACCGGCGGCAAGGGCTACTTCGTGCAGCCGACCGTCTTCGCCGACGTCGACCCGGCGGCCACCATCGCCCGGGAGGAGATCTTCGGCCCGGTGCTCTCGGTCATCCCCTTCGAGGGCGAGGCCGAGGCCGTGAAGATCGCCAACGGCACCGCCTACGGCCTCGCCGCCGCGGTGCACACCGCCGACGGCGCCCGGGGTCACCGGGTGGCGCAGGCCCTGAAGGCCGGCACCGTCTGGATCAACACCTACAACATGTACGATCCCGACCTGCCCTTCGGCGGCTTCGGCGAGAGCGGCTTCGGCCGCGAGCTCGGCGGCCACGCCCTGGATCTCTACACCGAGACCAAGAGCGTCTGGACGCACCTGGGCTGAGGCCTCCGCCCGGCGCTTCGGGCACAGCGACGCGCTGCCGTAGTATCGTCTCCAGGACTCGACGCCGGGGGCCCTGGTGACCGCAGCGATGATCCGGAGAACCGACACCCACGCGGGGAGGCCCCGCGCGCTCGGTGTACGCCTGCGCCGGCTCGGATCGAGGCTGTTGATCGTGCTCTGGCTCGCCCCGCTCCCCGCCCGGGCCAGCAGCGGGGTCACCCTGCGCTGGAAGCCCGTGCTGGGCGCCGATCACTACCTGCTGCAGATCGCGAGCGACCCCGCCTTCGCCCGCCCGGTCCTCGAGGTGAAGGTCCCCACCACCCGCTACGTCTGGAAGGATCCGCCCCGCGGCACCTTCGTCTACCGGGTGCGCTCCGTGGACGCGGACGACCGGGCCGGCCCGTGGAGCGCGACCAGGGAGATCACCCTGGGGATGGTCGATCCGCCCCGGCTCGAGGCGCCCCCGGATCGCGCCCGGATCACCCCGCAGGAGGCCGGAGCGACGATGGAGCTGGTGCTCGCCGGACCCGAGTCGCGGCCCGGTCAGCTGACCCCGGTCCGCTTCGTCGTCGAGATCTCCCGCGATCCTCGCCTCGCCGAGGGAACGACCCGCTTCGAGACCGGCGACCTGCGAAGCCGCCGGCCCGTGCCCGGGCTCGGCCGCTTCCACTGGCGCGCCTGGGGCATCGACGCGGGCGGCGCCCGCTCGGCCCCCACCGAGGCTCGCAGCTTCGTGGTCGAGCTGGCGGCGCCGGAGATCCTCGCCCCCGGCGCCCGCGCCTTCCTCGTCGAAGGCGAAGGTGAGGTCGAGCTGCGCTGGAGCGAGGTGCCGCTGGCGACGGGCTGGGAGGTGACGCTCCGGCGAGGCAAGCTCGCCCCCACCCTCCACCAGAGCCCCACCAACCGACTCCGGCTCCCCGTGCCCCCGGCCGGACGCATCGAGTGGACGGTGCGGGGCCTCGGTAGCGCGGGGGAGAAGGGGCCCGTCACCCGGGGCCGCTTCCAGGTGCAACCCAGCGGCCCGCTCCTGGTCGCGCCCGAGGACGGCTTCGTGCAGGCCCCGGACGCCCCGACCCTCCGTCCGAGCTGGAGGGCCTACCGCGAGGCAGCGGACTACCAGGTCAAGCTCGCCCGGGCGGACGGGGACGAGGTCGTCGTGGGGTGCACGGTGTCCGCGCTCGACTGCGAGCTGGCCGGGCTCGAGCCCGGCGCCTACCGCTGGCAGGTGGTGGCGAGGGGGAAGCGCGGGGCCTTCGCCTCGGCCTGGCGGACCTTCGAGGTCTCGGCGCCCGAGCTCGAGAGGGAGGACGGCCGCCCGCCCGCGGCAACGAAGGAGGTGGTCGCCGCCGCCGGCCCCTCACGCTCGACGATCGCCGTCGGGCTCGGCGAGGCCTCGCCCGGCCTGCGGGTGGGCCCCCAGGTGGGGGTGCTGAGCACCCTGTCGCCGGCGACCGCCCTGCTCCTGGGGATCCGCGGTGATGCCCCCCTGCCCTTCCTCTCCCATCGCCTCCGCCTCTCCCTGCTCTCGGGCTTCTGGTGGCGGGGAGGAGAGATCCCGGCCCAGCCCGGCCTGCCGGAGCCCATCGTGCAGCGGGTCCGGGCGCTCGACCTGGGGACGGCGCTCGCCCTCGAGCTCCCGACCCCGGCGCTCCTCTTCCGCGTGGGGGTGGGGCCCCACCTGGGGCTGGTCTGGGCGCGGGTCGGCCCGGAGCGGGCCGTCATCGCTCGCCCGGGCGGGCTGCTCTTCCTCGGCGGCGATCGCCGCCTCGGCCCCGGCTCGCTCTCGGCCGAGCTGGTCTTCACCCTCGAGGTGGGTCAGCCGGAGCTCATCGAGCTCCCCCGGGCGACCCT contains:
- a CDS encoding heme exporter protein CcmB → MAILREASAVLAKDLKIELRSGELLISMLLFSVLVVLVFSFAFVRGGAPLPDVAAGILWVSLAFAGTLGLSRAWDREREADGLRALLLSPAERPAIYLGKALGIFFFLLVTSTLIVPLVAVLFDVPLFLHGGWLLLTLLLGLLGFSVVGAFFGALMARSQARDLLLFIVLYPLLMPLFISGVMATTQAFSAEPHWDQLNFFLTLLGVFDVLMFVGALWTFERLVID
- the ccsA gene encoding cytochrome c biogenesis protein CcsA; translated protein: MKNLLFAAAWLVSAVLLSWGTWLTFFHAPVEAQMGFVQKIFYFHVPVAWIFFLAVAANAGSSIGYLITKKDGADRAARGAAELAVIFGLMVLITGPLWGWKAWGRPWVWDVRLTSSLLLWLVLVAYLVVRAYGGHSARNLAAGLSIFAVLQVPLIYWSVDLWRGTHPPRLVSEGGLNSDMATALWTCVFAFIFLFAVLYALRLAIGRQEGRLDELHLHLEDLEEIHG
- a CDS encoding CcmD family protein, which codes for MTLRLIAALLLLSPTLCLAQGEVAADATTPEAEAAEPVVAEAAAEAAAEAPAEPAAAPEAPTPPPGYEQVSGAGSAQSPIEAPPLVIVSYVVIWLLTLLYLFYLWRRQAALKAEIDALQARLLELDGK
- a CDS encoding iron-sulfur cluster assembly accessory protein — encoded protein: MSTDAANESTPAAELPTSGPVVLTDAALEQMRTALEAEPDPDLGIRVAVVGGGCAGFQYSMNLEKGSRPGDTVWVQQGISFFVDKLSIGYLAGCQVDWVSSPMGAGFKFTNPNVTTTCGCGSSFA
- a CDS encoding MBL fold metallo-hydrolase, with translation MSLLFEGLEGGPFLENTWIVGDPESGDAVLVDPGSFDAADLDALVGRLEHHGLTPRAIVNTHGHIDHIAGVHALQERFGLPFYIHPGEKMWLSSLPQQCAMFGVPPIPTPKVDHWISDGDLLEFGTLKIEVRHLPGHTKGGCALLLDGHVLVGDTLFAGSVGRTDFPDGDADTLARSIREGLYSLDDETIVHSGHGPDTTIGRERQTNPFVRG
- a CDS encoding aldehyde dehydrogenase family protein, producing the protein MGEVGEIRFRQLFIDGAFRDAASGATLEVIEPATEEVLAEVQAAGAAEVDLAVTAARRAFDDGRWSGLDAGQRARILFEMARILDERRGAIAPIESRDAGKTLFDSGKIEIPFAAELLRYYGGWATKLHGQTSLNKPGTLLYTLRQPVGVVGAIVPWNFPLLMAMWKVAPALAAGCTVVLKPAELTPLSALELADIAREAGLPDGVLNVIPGLGSVAGQALVEHPGVDKIAFTGSTAVGQQVMRTAAGSLKRLSLELGGKSANIVFADADVDAAVKTALTGIFYNKGEVCAAGSRLLVERPIYEQVVEAVTAKAGKLTLGSPLEKTTRMGPLVSAGQLERVLGYIEKGKAEGARLCCGGERDTSATGGKGYFVQPTVFADVDPAATIAREEIFGPVLSVIPFEGEAEAVKIANGTAYGLAAAVHTADGARGHRVAQALKAGTVWINTYNMYDPDLPFGGFGESGFGRELGGHALDLYTETKSVWTHLG